From the Candidatus Zixiibacteriota bacterium genome, one window contains:
- a CDS encoding division/cell wall cluster transcriptional repressor MraZ encodes MSNFTGRYTVSVDGKGRIAIPAKLRAIAAQQGSEKFIVRIGFDGCLDLYSEAEYKRVSEQMTSKQPIDARKARFLKRYIHPNSAEGVPDTQGRIAIPRHLLDSARITDKVLILGVGEKIELWNEDQFNTYQQSFDMSAEEVVENLFGLGS; translated from the coding sequence GTGTCTAATTTTACAGGGCGTTATACCGTTTCGGTAGACGGCAAGGGCAGAATCGCCATCCCGGCGAAACTTCGAGCCATCGCCGCCCAGCAAGGGTCGGAAAAGTTCATCGTCCGCATCGGCTTCGATGGCTGCCTCGACCTCTATTCCGAGGCCGAATACAAGCGCGTCTCGGAACAAATGACCTCCAAGCAACCGATCGATGCCCGGAAAGCGCGCTTCCTGAAGCGCTATATCCACCCCAACTCGGCAGAAGGCGTACCGGATACTCAAGGTCGGATCGCGATTCCGCGGCACTTGCTCGATAGTGCCCGAATCACCGACAAAGTCTTGATCCTCGGCGTCGGAGAAAAAATCGAACTCTGGAACGAGGACCAATTCAACACTTACCAGCAGTCGTTCGATATGAGCGCGGAAGAGGTCGTCGAGAATCTGTTCGGACTCGGCTCATAG
- the murF gene encoding UDP-N-acetylmuramoyl-tripeptide--D-alanyl-D-alanine ligase, which produces MISGTLREFAAAFGRPFLQSDAVLDTSFTGVTIDSRQPLPGSIFVAIVGENQDGHNFVKAAVAAGSPIVIVNKSRFAEFSALPETVVVGVDDTLAALQQLAQSYLRILDPRKVAVTGTNGKTTCKNLIAGVLGAKYRVCASRGNLNNQFGVPLSIFEFDRNCEIAVFEFGMSTPGEIKNLVELYDPDVRVILNIGPAHLETMKTIDAIAEAKFELLHNSSESDWAVLNFDDPNVRSRSYRYRVQKLTFAANTEGDVRAERVFMNGSGHGHLVYAGQEIILPVLGVHHVTNCLAAIAVARIFDVPFAAVKERIEKFVPAGNRMTAEDFHGLTIINDAYNSNPVSAKGALDTIAAMQVRGRRVVVFGDMLELGEQAPEFHADLGRKLAESRVDRLILLGEFAQLVRDAAIRRGMDADAIAIAATHDDAVQMLSAYLRSGDLLLLKASRGLKLEIVEQGLKATWGRSN; this is translated from the coding sequence ATGATCTCCGGCACTTTGCGCGAATTCGCCGCCGCCTTCGGCCGGCCGTTTTTGCAGTCGGATGCCGTGCTCGACACCTCCTTCACCGGCGTCACCATCGACAGCCGCCAACCGCTGCCGGGCTCCATCTTCGTCGCCATCGTTGGCGAAAATCAGGATGGCCACAACTTTGTCAAGGCCGCTGTCGCCGCCGGTTCGCCGATCGTCATCGTTAACAAGTCCCGCTTCGCCGAGTTCTCGGCATTGCCGGAAACCGTCGTCGTCGGCGTCGATGACACCCTCGCCGCGTTGCAGCAATTGGCACAGAGCTACCTGCGGATTTTAGATCCGCGCAAAGTCGCCGTTACCGGCACCAACGGCAAAACCACTTGCAAGAACCTGATCGCCGGCGTGCTCGGCGCGAAGTACCGGGTCTGCGCGTCCAGAGGCAACCTCAATAACCAGTTTGGCGTGCCGCTCTCGATTTTCGAGTTCGATCGCAATTGCGAAATTGCCGTCTTCGAGTTCGGCATGTCCACCCCCGGAGAGATCAAGAATCTCGTCGAGCTGTACGATCCCGATGTCCGCGTCATCCTCAATATCGGCCCGGCTCATCTGGAAACGATGAAAACGATCGACGCCATCGCCGAAGCCAAATTCGAATTGCTCCACAACAGCAGTGAATCCGACTGGGCGGTGCTGAATTTCGACGACCCCAACGTCCGCTCGCGCTCCTATCGCTACCGCGTTCAGAAGCTTACTTTCGCCGCGAACACCGAAGGCGATGTGCGCGCCGAGCGCGTCTTCATGAACGGCTCCGGCCACGGCCATCTTGTGTATGCCGGTCAGGAAATTATCCTGCCGGTACTCGGCGTACATCACGTCACCAACTGTCTGGCCGCCATCGCCGTGGCACGCATCTTCGACGTTCCCTTTGCCGCCGTCAAGGAGCGCATCGAAAAGTTCGTCCCTGCCGGCAATCGCATGACCGCCGAGGACTTCCACGGCCTGACGATTATCAATGACGCTTACAACTCCAATCCCGTCTCCGCCAAGGGCGCCCTTGACACCATCGCCGCCATGCAGGTCCGCGGCCGTCGCGTCGTCGTCTTCGGCGATATGCTCGAACTGGGCGAACAGGCGCCGGAATTCCATGCCGACCTCGGCCGCAAACTCGCCGAGTCGCGCGTCGACCGCCTGATCCTGCTCGGTGAATTTGCCCAGCTCGTCCGCGACGCTGCCATCCGCCGTGGCATGGACGCCGACGCCATTGCGATCGCGGCCACTCACGATGATGCCGTGCAAATGCTGTCCGCTTACCTGCGCTCCGGCGATCTGTTGCTGCTGAAAGCCTCGCGCGGACTCAAACTCGAAATCGTTGAACAAGGCCTCAAAGCGACCTGGGGACGGAGCAACTGA
- a CDS encoding PASTA domain-containing protein, protein MTGSGFFISRGRVYTLIIVVSFVWLAIIGRLINIQLVRGDQYRRIADSQSKGEIEVPAERGRILDAQGRTLAGNVARRSFFAYPQTEHDAVEIANFIAPYMGVSRSTLRDKLKSRTEQFTWLCRQVDAEKADAIAERNLPGLFSQREMQRSYPREALGRDLLGAVDTDNRGISGLELALNDVLVGTPGKSRVERDAVGNIYRVAGKDLVDPHNGNDVQLTIDLDWQAIVEEELKRGVDTFSAQSGMAVFIKPNDGAVLAMASYYPYSKSGASQKNEVIADVFEPGSVYKLVAIAGALEEGTVHPTDIFNCGGGKALFGSKWLHDDKNWGALPVHDVFVYSSNIGTARVACKLGPQMLYKYAKYFGFGMRTGIDVPGEMPGMLREPRKWSEFWTAQLAMGHGLGTTALQLAAAFNVVASDGSLYQPYLIQQVTAPDGTIVDKRSPTRVRTLLSPETSATMRRFMRDVVDTGTAKYSKSKVVTFAGKTGTAQKVNFETGGYFDNRYISTFAGFFPADNPVAVGVIVLDDPQPVHYAGMTSGRIFRRIAERISTKEKIAPSALFAQQQEKFAPRKIRVPDLQGHTLSTVKELLDTIALDVSFVSTGDIIALQVPEGGTTLLEGERLIIHLTGAEPDSTGEFAGLVGLSVRNAIARLKDWGYSFSVEGSGFVKQVVEIVPETPAATRSLKLICSVD, encoded by the coding sequence ATGACGGGGAGCGGCTTCTTTATCTCGCGCGGTCGCGTTTACACTCTCATCATCGTTGTCTCGTTCGTCTGGCTGGCGATCATCGGCCGGTTGATCAATATCCAGCTGGTTCGCGGCGACCAGTACCGCCGCATCGCCGACTCGCAGAGCAAGGGTGAAATCGAAGTCCCCGCCGAGCGCGGCCGTATTCTCGATGCCCAGGGCCGCACCCTCGCCGGTAACGTCGCCCGCCGCTCCTTCTTCGCTTATCCCCAGACCGAACACGATGCCGTCGAGATTGCCAATTTCATCGCCCCCTATATGGGTGTCTCCCGCTCGACGCTGCGCGACAAGCTGAAGAGCCGCACCGAGCAGTTCACCTGGCTCTGCCGCCAGGTCGACGCCGAGAAGGCCGATGCCATCGCCGAACGCAACCTCCCCGGCCTCTTCAGCCAGCGCGAGATGCAGCGCTCCTATCCCCGCGAGGCACTCGGCCGCGACCTCCTCGGCGCTGTCGATACCGATAACCGCGGCATCTCCGGCCTCGAACTCGCCCTTAACGACGTCCTCGTCGGCACCCCCGGTAAATCCCGCGTCGAACGCGACGCCGTCGGCAATATCTATCGTGTCGCCGGCAAGGATCTCGTCGATCCCCACAACGGCAACGACGTCCAACTCACCATCGATCTGGATTGGCAAGCCATCGTCGAGGAAGAACTCAAGCGTGGTGTCGACACTTTCTCCGCGCAATCCGGCATGGCCGTCTTCATCAAGCCGAATGATGGCGCCGTCCTCGCCATGGCATCCTACTATCCCTATTCCAAATCCGGCGCCTCGCAGAAAAACGAAGTCATCGCCGATGTCTTCGAGCCCGGCTCGGTCTACAAACTGGTCGCCATCGCCGGCGCACTCGAAGAGGGCACTGTCCATCCGACCGACATCTTCAACTGCGGCGGCGGCAAAGCGCTCTTCGGCAGTAAGTGGCTCCACGACGACAAGAATTGGGGTGCTCTGCCGGTGCACGATGTCTTCGTCTACTCCTCCAACATCGGCACCGCCCGCGTCGCCTGCAAACTCGGTCCGCAGATGCTCTACAAGTATGCCAAGTATTTCGGCTTCGGCATGCGCACCGGTATCGATGTCCCCGGCGAAATGCCCGGCATGCTGCGCGAACCGCGCAAATGGTCCGAATTCTGGACTGCCCAGCTCGCGATGGGTCACGGCCTCGGCACCACCGCTCTGCAGCTTGCCGCCGCCTTCAACGTTGTTGCCTCCGACGGTAGCCTCTATCAGCCTTATCTGATCCAGCAGGTCACCGCCCCCGACGGCACAATCGTCGATAAACGCTCGCCGACACGCGTCCGCACGCTGCTGTCGCCCGAAACTAGTGCCACCATGCGCCGGTTCATGCGCGACGTTGTCGACACCGGCACGGCCAAGTACAGCAAATCCAAAGTCGTCACCTTTGCCGGCAAAACCGGCACCGCCCAGAAGGTCAACTTCGAGACTGGTGGCTATTTCGACAATCGCTACATCTCCACCTTCGCCGGCTTCTTCCCGGCGGACAACCCCGTCGCCGTCGGCGTTATCGTCCTCGACGACCCCCAGCCGGTCCACTACGCCGGCATGACCTCCGGCCGCATCTTCCGCCGCATCGCCGAGCGTATCTCCACCAAGGAGAAGATTGCTCCCTCCGCGCTCTTCGCGCAGCAGCAGGAAAAGTTCGCGCCGCGCAAAATCCGCGTCCCCGATCTGCAGGGACACACCCTATCGACTGTCAAAGAACTCCTCGATACCATCGCGCTCGATGTCTCCTTCGTTTCCACTGGCGACATCATCGCCCTGCAGGTGCCCGAAGGCGGCACCACCTTGCTCGAAGGCGAACGCCTCATCATCCACCTCACCGGCGCCGAACCCGACTCGACCGGCGAATTTGCCGGCCTCGTCGGCCTTTCCGTGCGCAATGCCATCGCGCGCCTCAAGGATTGGGGCTATAGCTTCTCCGTCGAAGGCTCCGGCTTCGTCAAGCAAGTCGTGGAGATTGTCCCCGAAACCCCGGCTGCCACCCGCAGCCTCAAACTCATTTGCAGCGTGGATTAG
- a CDS encoding septum formation initiator family protein, whose amino-acid sequence MRKSVWSEQKALQKNQKRRRVVAFFGLLTLILVFAYLFVWQRVRTLELAEEHSDRKATVRLLKEKCQSLQYEVEYLSSLENIERIARHDLAMISQQEAQLVKFTLPRAAQPAASAPKPDSVKSAAGKSSVHKSPVNKSTAKKKGSSKGRV is encoded by the coding sequence ATGCGTAAGTCAGTTTGGTCGGAACAGAAAGCTCTCCAGAAGAATCAGAAGCGCCGCCGCGTCGTCGCCTTCTTCGGACTGCTCACGCTCATTCTCGTCTTCGCCTACCTCTTCGTCTGGCAGCGCGTCCGCACTCTCGAACTCGCTGAAGAACACTCCGACCGCAAGGCGACGGTTCGGCTGCTCAAGGAAAAATGCCAGTCCCTCCAATACGAAGTCGAATATCTCTCTTCGCTCGAAAATATCGAACGCATCGCGCGCCACGACCTCGCCATGATCTCGCAACAGGAAGCGCAGCTTGTCAAGTTTACGCTGCCCAGGGCCGCCCAGCCGGCGGCGAGCGCGCCGAAACCCGATTCCGTCAAGTCTGCCGCCGGCAAATCGTCCGTCCACAAATCTCCGGTCAATAAATCCACGGCTAAGAAGAAGGGAAGCTCAAAGGGCAGAGTATGA
- the rsmH gene encoding 16S rRNA (cytosine(1402)-N(4))-methyltransferase RsmH — protein MCSDSAHSAAHTPVLLHEVLSLVPADARLVIDLTVGAAGHAEAILARLRKDARLIGFDRDIDAVNIARTRLQVYNHQVTLVHDSYANFDLHLPPTAKGTVDFALLDLGLSSLQLEQSGRGFAHQALADPLDLRFDASAGIPAHQRLRQTDSHELSRILAEYGEIAQPRRVAAAISQAAKAGRLLTVADLVAAVQPLARREKTKQFFSQIWQALRIWINDELAQLDTVLPKIVDYLRPQGVLAVISFHSLEDRAVKLFFATQEHPCVCPPALPVCACGRQPTLQRITRKAVKPGAAEIHSNPRSRSARLRAAMKLVTS, from the coding sequence ATCTGTTCGGACTCGGCTCATAGCGCGGCGCACACGCCGGTTCTCCTTCACGAAGTCCTGAGTTTAGTTCCTGCCGACGCGCGCCTGGTGATCGACCTCACCGTCGGCGCCGCCGGGCACGCGGAAGCCATACTTGCTCGTTTGCGAAAGGACGCACGTTTGATCGGTTTTGACAGGGACATCGACGCGGTGAACATCGCCCGCACTCGCCTTCAGGTGTATAATCATCAGGTCACGCTGGTGCACGACTCCTACGCCAACTTCGATCTGCACCTGCCGCCGACTGCGAAGGGGACCGTGGATTTCGCCTTGCTCGATTTAGGCCTCTCGTCGCTGCAGTTGGAACAATCCGGCCGCGGCTTCGCACATCAGGCGCTCGCCGATCCGCTCGATCTGCGCTTCGATGCCTCTGCCGGCATTCCAGCCCATCAGCGTCTGCGTCAGACTGATTCGCACGAACTCTCGCGCATTCTCGCCGAATACGGCGAAATCGCGCAGCCGCGCCGCGTCGCCGCCGCCATCAGCCAGGCCGCCAAGGCCGGTCGCCTGCTCACCGTCGCCGATCTCGTCGCCGCGGTACAGCCGCTGGCCCGTCGCGAGAAAACCAAGCAGTTCTTCTCGCAGATCTGGCAGGCGCTCCGCATCTGGATCAACGACGAACTCGCCCAGCTCGATACCGTGCTGCCGAAAATCGTCGATTATCTCCGCCCGCAGGGCGTACTCGCAGTCATCAGCTTCCACTCGTTGGAAGACCGCGCCGTCAAACTATTCTTCGCGACGCAGGAACATCCCTGCGTCTGCCCGCCCGCGCTGCCGGTCTGCGCCTGCGGGCGCCAACCCACGTTGCAACGGATTACGCGCAAGGCTGTCAAACCGGGCGCGGCTGAAATACACTCGAATCCGCGTTCGCGTAGTGCCCGCCTTCGGGCTGCGATGAAGTTAGTTACCTCTTGA
- a CDS encoding phospho-N-acetylmuramoyl-pentapeptide-transferase, which yields MFYLLLYPLVDHINFFNIFRYITFRSAMATVTALFISLILGPALIRMLKRNQVKESIRTDGPQSHLSKEGTPTMGGLIILAAIVIPTFLWADLTNRFVLYMLLVTVWVGAIGFMDDYLKAIKHQKKGLVGRKKLVGQISIGVLLACLLYYLPPTPTFDMTTDIPFFKNYHLVFPFALFIPFVVIVITGSSNAVNLTDGLDGLAIGLTTICFVAFAGMAYITGRTDFSDYLDIVYLPGAGELTVFCSAAIGAGLGFLWYNTHPAQVFMGDTGALALGGILGALAILLKKEILLVIVGGVFVAEALSVILQVSSFKLRGKRIFKMAPLHHHFELIGWHESKVVVRFWIVGVLLALLTLSTFKIR from the coding sequence ATGTTCTATTTGCTACTGTACCCGCTCGTCGACCATATCAACTTTTTCAACATCTTTCGCTACATCACTTTCCGTTCGGCGATGGCGACCGTCACCGCGCTCTTCATCAGCCTGATCCTTGGCCCCGCGCTGATTCGGATGCTCAAGCGCAACCAGGTCAAAGAGAGCATTCGCACCGACGGCCCGCAGTCGCACCTCTCCAAGGAAGGCACCCCGACTATGGGCGGCCTGATCATCCTTGCTGCCATCGTGATCCCGACCTTTCTCTGGGCCGACCTGACCAATCGCTTCGTGCTCTATATGCTGCTGGTCACCGTCTGGGTCGGCGCGATCGGCTTCATGGACGACTACCTCAAGGCCATCAAGCATCAGAAGAAGGGTCTCGTCGGCCGCAAGAAACTCGTCGGCCAAATCTCCATCGGCGTTCTCCTGGCCTGTCTGCTTTACTACCTGCCGCCGACGCCGACCTTCGACATGACCACCGATATCCCGTTCTTCAAGAATTATCACCTCGTCTTCCCGTTTGCGCTTTTCATCCCGTTTGTCGTCATCGTCATCACCGGCTCCTCGAACGCGGTGAACCTGACCGACGGCCTCGACGGCCTCGCCATCGGCCTGACGACCATCTGCTTCGTCGCCTTCGCCGGCATGGCCTATATCACCGGCCGTACCGACTTTTCCGATTATCTCGATATCGTCTATCTGCCCGGCGCCGGCGAATTGACCGTCTTCTGCTCCGCCGCGATCGGTGCCGGCCTCGGCTTTCTGTGGTACAACACCCATCCGGCGCAGGTCTTCATGGGCGATACCGGCGCGCTGGCGCTCGGCGGAATTCTCGGCGCCCTCGCCATCCTTCTGAAAAAAGAAATTCTGTTGGTGATCGTAGGGGGAGTCTTTGTGGCTGAGGCACTCTCAGTCATCTTGCAAGTGTCCTCTTTCAAATTGCGGGGAAAGCGGATCTTCAAAATGGCTCCCCTCCATCATCACTTCGAACTAATCGGCTGGCACGAAAGCAAGGTGGTCGTGCGCTTCTGGATCGTCGGCGTCCTGCTGGCCCTCCTGACGCTTTCCACTTTCAAGATCAGGTAG
- a CDS encoding UDP-N-acetylmuramoyl-L-alanyl-D-glutamate--2,6-diaminopimelate ligase, producing the protein MVTFGELVERVEDIKITGDPTVTINKVEVDSRLITTDDLFVAIPGFADDGLKYVADAAHRGAVAVVAPVAVATPLRVVGIVGDIRRAVARIAARYYDYPSRKLKLVVVTGTNGKTTITWLLKSILEQRGKPVGVIGTLGYFTAEHVFDPVNTTPGPLDLERLLTIMHNEGVRYVAMEVSSHALSMNRVDELEFQVAAICNITQDHFDYHKTFENYRDAKARLLDLVEGAAKWAVLNRDDPSFEYLEKRVRSSSLSFSFENRRADVRLEDLIMSTSGSSFTLVTPLGKERVNLKLLGRFNVENALCASACALALGLDPLTIARGLEEREFVNGRAHKVDVGQPFTVLIDYAHTPDALAKILDTARQICKGRLLVLFGCGGDRDRTKRPLMAQAVSTRADVVIVTSDNPRTEDPLAIIAEIKPGLDRSKETVIQPDRRAAIAEALALCRPDDLLVIAGKGHENYQILGTHKIHFDDREIVEEILRGRTA; encoded by the coding sequence ATGGTCACTTTTGGCGAACTCGTCGAACGCGTGGAGGACATCAAGATTACCGGCGACCCGACTGTGACCATCAATAAGGTCGAAGTCGACAGCCGCCTGATCACCACTGACGATCTCTTCGTCGCCATTCCCGGTTTCGCCGATGACGGCCTCAAGTACGTCGCCGATGCCGCCCATCGCGGTGCTGTCGCCGTCGTCGCACCCGTCGCCGTCGCGACGCCGCTGCGCGTCGTCGGTATCGTCGGCGATATCCGCCGTGCCGTCGCCCGCATTGCCGCCCGCTACTACGACTATCCGAGCCGTAAACTCAAACTCGTCGTCGTTACCGGCACCAACGGCAAAACCACCATCACCTGGCTGCTCAAGTCGATCCTCGAACAGCGCGGCAAACCGGTCGGCGTCATCGGCACCCTCGGCTACTTCACCGCCGAACACGTCTTTGACCCGGTCAATACCACCCCCGGCCCGCTGGATCTCGAGCGCCTGCTGACGATCATGCACAACGAGGGCGTTCGCTACGTCGCCATGGAGGTCTCCTCCCACGCGCTCTCGATGAACCGCGTCGACGAACTCGAATTCCAGGTCGCCGCGATCTGCAACATCACTCAGGACCATTTTGACTATCACAAGACCTTCGAGAATTATCGCGACGCCAAGGCGCGCTTGCTCGACCTCGTCGAGGGCGCTGCCAAGTGGGCCGTGCTCAACCGCGACGATCCCAGCTTCGAGTATCTGGAGAAACGCGTCCGCTCCTCATCCCTCAGCTTCTCCTTCGAAAATCGCCGGGCCGACGTGCGCCTCGAAGACCTGATTATGTCCACCTCCGGCTCGAGCTTCACGCTCGTCACGCCGCTGGGCAAGGAACGCGTCAATCTCAAGCTGCTTGGCCGCTTCAATGTCGAGAACGCCCTCTGCGCTTCCGCCTGCGCCCTGGCGCTCGGCCTCGATCCCCTGACCATCGCCCGCGGCCTCGAAGAGCGCGAATTCGTCAACGGCCGCGCGCACAAGGTTGATGTCGGCCAGCCGTTCACCGTCCTGATCGACTATGCCCATACGCCCGATGCGCTCGCCAAGATTCTCGATACCGCGCGCCAGATCTGCAAGGGCCGCCTGCTCGTCCTCTTCGGCTGTGGCGGCGACCGCGACCGCACCAAACGCCCGCTGATGGCTCAGGCCGTCTCCACGCGCGCCGATGTCGTCATTGTCACTTCCGACAATCCGCGCACCGAGGATCCGCTGGCCATCATCGCAGAAATCAAGCCGGGCCTCGATCGCTCGAAAGAAACCGTGATCCAGCCTGACCGTCGTGCCGCAATCGCCGAAGCCCTGGCGCTCTGCCGTCCCGACGATCTGCTCGTGATCGCCGGCAAAGGCCACGAGAACTACCAGATCCTCGGTACGCACAAAATCCACTTCGACGATCGCGAAATCGTCGAAGAAATCCTGCGCGGGAGGACGGCATGA